Within Apostichopus japonicus isolate 1M-3 chromosome 23, ASM3797524v1, whole genome shotgun sequence, the genomic segment CCCTGTATTTTATCCTGTATTTTATAAGTCTTTGCTTATTTTACTTTTGACGTCTTGTGAAGACATTGACACGGGTGTTTGAGCATCACTCTCGACTTAAAAATTACACTTATCTGTAGTGTAATGGTGGGGTCCAatgtcattgcgcaagcgcactagcatcacgtcgtccaatgCTACGGACGGAGAAACTTGACGATTTTtacgaaaaaaacatttttttcccgtgaaaaatatgtatgcacgctggttgcagtcagttttaaacgtgtttcaaGATTTACTCTGATTACAtccattgtatttgatggtattttaaacttgttgtcttgagttgtcgtgaaatcggcctTTTGGCGCTAATTAGTATGACccctatttttacgactaggagtaacaataatttccggttagggtaaGGAatagggtttagggttaggattaaccctactacatgcgaagttgctttatttactttactgcgcatgaattcgccgatgtcgtaagtaGGGCTGTAATGGTTAAACGGTTAACCGATCGACCGGCTGGATAAACGTCCGCCGTACATCGTATAAGTTTAACCGTATTTGTAATGCCAATTACACAGTCGCTACGGCGCGTCTTCCATCACTTTGTTCCCGAAATAAACCGCAACATTTACTTCgtcaaaactaagcaaatacaaCCTAATTCTTGACATTCACCTTACGAAAACAACGATACTTGCAGCGCTATTTTGAGAATGTACTTCCTCATCAAAAATGGTGGCGCTCTTTCGGAATTATAATCTGAGCTATAGAACTCTGATTTTTGGCTCTTATTTTGAGGCAACAACACGGGTTACGTTCAAACGTTAACTGTTGGttaatagaaacggttaacctgttagtatgtatgtatgtatgtatgtatgtatatgtgatcttcccgcaagcaggaactcgcgaaagaagccatggaggcttggtGGTTGGAGGTTAGTGCTTGGAGGTTAGAGGCTGGAGGTTAGAGGTTAGAGGTTGGAGGTTAGAGGCTTGGAGGTTAGTGAATTAACcggaatgacacagccctagtcgtaagaatagttcataaataattgttacgaccagtcgtaagaatagccacggccaattTTCACTCGTTGAGGTAGGCTAGCGCAGATTCCTTACCGTGATAATCCGAGCAGGAAAATCCACACATAATTAAATAGCCTCGGGAGAAAGTTTCGTCACTGTTTCACAATAATTATATTCTTTATAATATACGGTCCCATGAACAATTGGATGATTTACAGATGTTAGATTAACATCACGTTATATGCCTTGGCTAGATGAGTCGGTGGCCAATAACAGACTGACTTTTAAATTATACTCCAGAGTAAAATGCACATAAATCACAAATAGGTGCACACAAATGTGCATGACCTGAATGGTCTAAATGATCAGTAGCAACTACATAAATTAAGAAATAGACAAAGTAACAGGGATAGATCAGATATAAATGCATTACGTGTGAGTGCGTATCTTTGTACCCAAACAAATTATACGCTATGCATGCTATTCTAATGACAATAACAACCTCTTTCTAATTGGCAGTTCAAACCGCTAACAAAGTTTTCTGTTGCCGTTTAACACCAAAAAAGACTTGTCTCACATAATGGGTGTAGCTGATTAGTAGAACTCACAAAATGCCTTGTAGGGAAAACATGCACAATGCTTTCAGGATTCCTGTGACACACTGTTTTGACACTGTTATTGATGTGATGTTTTACAGAATTGTTTCAAATTGGGTAAAGACGAATGTTTCTGGTGCATAACTGTTCATATATATGCACTCAGGAAGACTTTTCATGCTGGATATTAGAGGAATGTCACACAAGATATGTATTGTAAACAATTTGTCAGTAACATAATTGTTTGATATATCGATGCAATGCATGGTTAATGATGTCTAAACAATGCAGGCAGAAATGAGAAGAAAGGCTTGTTACAAACCCATTATACATATGAGTGGTATTGAGAGGCCAGAAATGAGcacaaattaaacaaatactTCATTAAACCATGTCtcttttataataaaaaaaacctcaCCTTATGTTCCTCCCTTGCACCCACCCACCCAGCCAGCCAGCTACCCCAATACCTTCCCAGCTACCCCACCACCTTCCTAGACTCAAATTCCTGGTAACTACTCTAGATACGAAATCATATATCTTAATCATTAATAGCGTTGTTCTGGATCCtggtagtcaagtgaatcccggtatcccgATTCCGGTATTGACTAGtcccgatcacagtgcaatttgtaactactaccggtataGGGAAACACAACCGGTTATTACtttcgtttcggtatcattcctGGGAATTCCAGAATAAtaatatctacgtgttactatttgaaataaagaaaagaaaactcatttatttctggtttctgtgttcttagtttgaataatatctgatcaaGTTACGTACTGGCCTAGACCTTTGTATTAGCGAATCAACTTTTCATGTAGTAATTTGGAACTAGGCACCAAATATCAAATGTTACTTGGGCTCGGCATGTTAcgggacctcaaagttattctgaaattttcgttattttcattctttattcttccttcaaatgtagattgtgaaggttcccatgttCAAAATCTTACCCTTgtgcatttcacctcattttgttataataattataacaatttaataaattttgagccaaaaccgcagcgggtatatccagtttaaatccatcttcacACGGGACTGAATATTAGTATAGCCTAGGGTTTGGTACTGGTACTGGTACACACACTGCATTGCGGTACTTGagatttgatgctgtaatgaaatggatttgtttattaatgcggggggttccacgatgccatttatagttatctttcgctactttttaatttttaagaacttttgtatgaaagatgatattgtacgtattgaaagtatattttctggaatAAACAGCCGATTAATGAcataaataaatctgtactattcttatgtatatagtttataatcccgtatttacgtaacccctacagtatgttacaatcttattgtctgaagttccaaacacctGGCGACTTGTTGTTAGGTAATAactttcattgtgaacttttgaacttgaaggggttgccctattccaatatcatggaatagtggggaactcccaatttctttttgtgtacagattacaagtttaatccacGTGAGAACGTGTTAATCTAATATCGTACGTCAAGTTTaaatgaaggatggtgtgggtttgcttttttccaaggtttgtgcttttctttttggaagtgtatgttaaaaaaacaaaggccctaatatagcgtgatatatatatatattttttaataccgtgcgtgtaagagtatgtacatagcctaggctatgcctattgaatgtatgacattcacagtctcgtaactaagtgcttataaccatagatgaaagttgaggaaaatcccggttgtagttacgataccgggattcatgttgcaacactaccggttgtgtgaaatccgACTACCGCACAATGCTAATCATTAATAATCTATTGAACATAAGTTTTACCATAGCTACATTTGGAACATTATTAATTAACCAAAAAAGAATAAATTGTTCCTGAAGGATCCCAGCAACTTTTTACTTGGTGCAAACTGCGCATGTCAGCTCGTATCCGTTAACGTAAGGACCACATGGCAATCCTCCACCAGTCCCTGAGCAAATTCCCTCAACAGGGTGCATGGCAGCATACTCGGTGCTGGCTGCAGCCGTACCAGGGCGATAAGTAGGATGCCCATCAAGGCATACATACTGTGTACGTTGATGGTTATTGCTTCTTTCAGCCATTAGGAACCCATAGTATTCTCTAGTCCAACCACTGGGACAAGACGGACGAGCTGGGACCATCAGTACAGTGGACCGGCCGATGGACTCACAGACGGCACACGGAATGTCATGCGCAACAACATACTGTATTGGCGGGAAATCAAATCTGTATTCTACACCATATAGTCTGCTGGTTCTGTCTTGGACACCACTCTGAGGTCTGTCATAAACTGGACTCTCTGGAAGGCAAAGGTAATTGGCACCCCCTCCTGTAGCAGTACGATCTGGTCCTGCAGCTAAACCACTATACACCTGGTCAGCTGAGGACGGGCACACGTCCCTCCCCCAACGGATGTAGACGCCACCTGATGAACCTGAGGAAAGATGAAGGCCGGCTTGATTAGAAATGGTTGCTATAAAGTGACACTGACTCTGCTCAGAGAATTGCAATGGCTTAAAGTCAATTAATTCTCTCAGTGAGTTGTCAAGTTCCATACCGTACACCATGGTATTTGAAATCCCTGCTACACTTCCATAAGCTGAAGGTACAGGAAGggtaattttcaaatttattttagttttaaagcACATCAGTCACCCATCTATTTCTGTGTGGAGTTTTGATGTCCCCAACCCTGCTTCCACCTCCTACCTTCACGAAGCTTGCTGACTTGGCAGATTTTAGAAGAATATCGTAGCATTTCGATTTAGTTCTTTTTAGTTTGTGCTGTTAATCATGCATATTCACGAATATGGTATATAATAAAAGGATAATTAAATTTCATGATCTTTCTATGTAGGGTTAAATGATGACACTTATAAATCTCATGCTCATATATGTGAAGTGAATAGCCCATTACTTTCAGATGTTTTGACTTGATCAATCATCTGTGCTTTACTCCGTGCAGTCTGTACGGGATTGCTAGAGTTCTGCTGATCGTTGGTGAATCGAGAATGGAAGAGATCGTAGAGATAGTCTAATTGTACTTGCTGATCATGAATAACCTCTGCTAAATCCACAGCATCAGTCGGACTGCTCTCTGCTCCCTCATTATTTGAGGTACCATTCTCTGCATCCGGTAGTCCAATCATCTCATTGTCGTCTATCTCAGACTGCGCTGGCATTTCCTGGGACCCTTCCATCGGTATCCCAGAACCTGTAGCCAGCACCGTCAATAAAAGTAGCTTTGTAAATGTTGCTTCCATCTGGACTAGAGAAAACAAAATCCAAAAAAAGGTGTACATCATGGTCCTTCTTTTTCAAAAGATTTCAAATTGATGGCACATGTTTTCTAAGGCATCACACTTTTTCACTCTAAATTGAATTTGCATGTTTTTCTACTACAAGAGCATCATAATGTGAAGCATGAAAGAACCTGATGATAACAACACTTGAGTATCTTGCTTATACAGGAAGCTGAGGGCAAAATGAATCTATAtacgatggtgatggcgtgagagtgtgtatgtatgtggtaCCTTAGCTCCTGAACATGATAGCTCGCCAAGAGCACAGTGCATCAACTCCAAGCTTAGTATGTAGATTCCCCTTAGTAAGTTCTTGACAGCTTATTGaacaaggtcaaaggtcatttgaggtcacaaacttggcaaaaatatgaaaatgttgtaACTTAGCTTACTTGAACACCTGCAGCATTGGTTTTATGGCATAACTGGGTGGTAGGTTCCCCTTTATCTTTAGCAATTTtgatgaggtcaaaggtctgtTGAAGTGGACAGGAAGCAAAACCTAAACACCTTGTAAATTAGGTAACTCGATAATTCTACTCTTGATGAATCTCATTGTTGTATTAAGGGGCCCTCAGTAAGTTCTTGGCTGCTGTCCTTATTGGGAAATGTCAAATTTttagatcattacatttctgaggaactacacatatgaaaaacgcaTATAGCTGATTTTGACTTTTCCTTGATAgtcatcgttgatcaaatccttaagtgggtccattatgagcccaccatgctactacagTAGGTAAGAAATACTTCTAAACAATGCATACAGTCTGTCATAAGATGAAATCTGTTTTAGAGAGTTGGTGAGTCCTTTACAGTACACTGTGGGTACAGTAAACACACTTGAGCCCTGTCAGAAAATTTTATGGCAAGGAATGGTAAAGCCTTCTGGCTTTCTGCTTTAGTGTAGTAATCTTCTTGCTGTTGATAGCTTGGCAATGCTTGCGAAGTTGTCAGTGTTCTCTGTTTTtagaatttcttcaaaatgctACTTTAAGTAGAAATGATTGGATTGttgtgatgacatcattgagtcactgttgccagatgcattcacaaatttCACCCAATTTGAAAAACCCCCAGTAAACCAGTGTTGCCactataatttaaaaaaaaaatggaggtTGGAGGAGGGGAATTTCCCCCTTAAAATTTTCGAAGGGggtatgaaatgtttctttgAAGGGAGAGGGGGAATTATAAAAGTTACATTAAAATCAATTTGTGCTTCTCCTTACACCCTCAGAGGAAGATGTGTAAGTTTCTTTCGAGAGCTTCATTTAAATTTTGTTGACGAATTGCAATATGTAATTTATCTAATAATATTGCTAGTATGTTATTTATTGTAAACAGTTCCTTGTTAAACTGCTTTTCATAAGAGGACGATGAATTGATAATTGAAGGTAGTAATACGGTAATCCTTCTAACAACATTCAGGCATCGAAATTGTGCCCTACAGATAGTACAATGCATTCTGGGCCTGTAAAATCCCCTCTTACACAGCGTGTGCTTCGAGTGAAGGCCTAACAATTCGTTCAAAACTACATATTGAAGTACAGCAAACATTTGGGAAATATAGGTCATAGCATTGAGAAAACGCTAAATTGCACCAATATTGTTAATATCAGCTTTGGCCGATAACTGATATTTTAAATCCCAATATCCGGCCGATACCGATCTATTACCGAcacataacaataacaataaaaaagaaaataagtagGCCTAAACAAGAGGAAGTTGCTGGGAGGACATTGCAGCAATTGTTAATTTTCGACAAATgttatgttatttacattttttaaatgatacaaATCTATGACCATGACATCATATCGACATTGACAAGAAATCTGACCAGGTCATCAGAATTGGCCCAAATCTTTAGCATGCTAACATTGCTACACATTTGCGAAGGTACTTTGAGGTTCTGGCTCTCATAATTATTCCCAAACTTTTTAGGATAGTTAGAATAGACTAGTCTAGGAGACTAGGACTAAACAGATCTAGAGTATGGATGGGTCTAGGAGACTAGGACTAAACAGATCTAGAGTATGATTGGGTCTAGGAGACTAGGACTAAACAGATCTAGAGTTTGGATGGCTCAGGAGACTAGGACTAAACAGATCTAGAGAATGGATGGGTCTAGGAGACTAGGACTAAACAGATCTAGAGTATGGATGGGTCTAGGAGACTAGGACTAAACAGATCTAGAGTATGGATGGGTCTAGGAGACTATAGACTAAACAGATCTAGAGTATGGATGGGTCTAGGAGACTAGGACTAAACAGATCTAGAGTATGGATGGGTCTAGGAGACTAGGACTAAACAGATTTAGAGTATGGATGAGTCTAGGAGACTAGGACTAAACAGATCTAGAGTATGGATGGGTCTAGGAGACTAGGACTAAACAGATCTAGAGAATGGATGGGTCTAGGAGACTAGGACTAAACAGATCTAGAGTATGGATGGGTCTAGGAGGCTAGGACTTAACAGATCTAGAGTATTTAAAGCTGGAATGAATATTTTTCTTA encodes:
- the LOC139964917 gene encoding uncharacterized protein → MEATFTKLLLLTVLATGSGIPMEGSQEMPAQSEIDDNEMIGLPDAENGTSNNEGAESSPTDAVDLAEVIHDQQVQLDYLYDLFHSRFTNDQQNSSNPVQTARSKAQMIDQVKTSESSSGGVYIRWGRDVCPSSADQVYSGLAAGPDRTATGGGANYLCLPESPVYDRPQSGVQDRTSRLYGVEYRFDFPPIQYVVAHDIPCAVCESIGRSTVLMVPARPSCPSGWTREYYGFLMAERSNNHQRTQYVCLDGHPTYRPGTAAASTEYAAMHPVEGICSGTGGGLPCGPYVNGYELTCAVCTK